tttgggtttcacgatatgACGATTTATATCTCCCCGCTGAACTcccgttactcaatcgagtaagcaacttactagatcgagtggcctctactcgatcgagtgactaagctactcgattgagtgactaagctactcgatcgagtagcctccgctagatcgagttacCAGGACTCAAAAGGTTATAACGTCACAAGGTTAGCTCCTAAGGTTTCTGAAGGTCTGGATAGgtgtctaaggtcggtcaacgggtctctaaaaggacgggtattacaaatTAGATCTTACATCACTTAATTGTATTTTAATGTCATATCATGTAATGATATAAAATTATAGTGTTATATTTAACAGTAAAGTAAATtcagacaaaaataacttaatttaAAGTGTCTTTTGATAGTAGTAAACTTTCGttttctacctcttactaagattatatttaGTACTCCGTACATTATAACAATAAACTGCAAGTAtagttaatttatgcaattaatttaataaaacagtttctttataaaacaaatctaaaacATACTTGCTATAGCACTAGTTCAGAAATATACAAAATAACTCTTCCTCGATATTCAAAGTTTATCGGTTATTTAGCCATTGGGCTAAAATACAAACCGGGTCTCCGAAATACCGTTCGACCAAGTATGAGTTCAAGGTTTTGTACCCCATAAAATAGGGTTTGAACTTATATCTTTTTATCGCTATAAGTAAGTAGACCTGAGATTCTCTATTTGATTCATTAGTTTTCAATTGAAAGCCATGCCATTAGTAAAAAGTTAATTTCTAAACTTTACAAAGTAAATCTTATGCATTATTTTACATGTATAATTTTTATTTCAAGCTAATGAAGTGTAAAATCGAATTTCTCAGTTAAAAGAAGAATAATTGTGTAGGTCATGGAAAGTACTTTTTATCTAAGTTATTGTTTATACAATACATATCTATATTAGATTTTAGACATATTATGATCGCTTGAAACTTTTTCTCATATTGAATGTTGTTAGTTGATGCTCGCGATCTATATTACTCTTTCCGTCCTAATCAATTGTTATTCTTTGGTTTGAAGAGAAAGTCAATTATTAGATGATAAGTGAATCAAATTAAGTGTGaaggatcaaattgctcatcaaatgcattcctaaaatagaaaggacaacattTGATAAGACACTCCAAAATTAAATAGGACATAAGGATAACACCGACTTTTGTGTCTAGTAGGTAGATACTAGATAGACGACTAGAGGCGGCCCGACACGGAATTAACGGGTTTAGGTTGAgccttaatgacccatttatgtaagtgggtcaacacaaacacgacacgatatttaattgagtcgggtttgggttgagccctctaaacacgaacccgacacaaataacctatttactaaattaatcctaatttttcatgatttttcatcgcataaatatacttacactttccaAATATAGACAAAatacgaaaacacgacacgaacccgacacgaaattaacgggttagggttgaggtttGATGactcatttatgtaagtgggtcgacacgaacacgacacaaaATTTAATTGGGTCGAGTTTGGGTTGAAGGGTTCGTGGCccatttacatgtgacacgaacacgaactcGACACGACCcaatctgtttgccaggtctatagACGACACttgcattttttttcttaaacaaaaagaaatttatttatttattcaataTATAGAGAATTACATTTTTACACACATCCCATACAATTGCTTGCTCTAGTAGTGAGCAAAATTTGACCCTTCGTATTTAAAGAAGGATAGTAACTTTACACCACCTAAAACTTGGAACCTCCATAGTCCATACTCACATACAAATATATAATAATCCCATAATTCATTTCATTCCATTCCCTTGTTTAAAATATTTGAGAAGACAAACATTTTAAACAGACGTATGAAAATGTAATGAATGGAAGGAGTATTACATCAATACAGCCAAATAAGAGAATTATTAATAAGGTTTTTGGCCAACAATGTTGCCACGAGGATCATAGCTACAAATGACGAAAACCCCGGCATTATTGTTACATTGAACTCGAGCACAACCAACACGAACAGAATTGGCCCATACCACCTGAGTATAGTGTCCACAAACCTTTCCGGGAGCACAAGTGTTGCTGTTATAGTCATAGTCAGCCTTCTCATTGACCCACAGTTGTACAGAGCCCGTACCCGTCAAGAATGTGCCGCCCCCCCACGCTATGTTCTCGCCGTATGGGCCACCGGAATGCACTAGGGCGCAGTCACCAATCCTTTTGTTTGCGTAATTTTGTGCATACGCAGCTAATGTGTTATCCCATGCTATGTTTCTGACACCTGAAATCGAACATTCATAATGACCCatattattttgtatgaatgatacAGTATTCTTTATTGTACATGGTCTATGGGGTGAATTAGAACACACAATAATTATTGCATGAGACAGTCCATTGTGTAAAAAAACTTATCAGCAATAAATGAAAACTATGTTTTATATATAAAAATGGAGCGGCTTCCAGCATGAGACCGTCTTATTCTATAAGAAAACACAACCTTTCAAAGTCTTAACAGAATTCACGTACATAATATTGACCTACAAGAAATGTGTGcattaaaaattacaataaatacatACCGACGGCAGCCCTAGCAGAGTTGTGGGCAT
The Silene latifolia isolate original U9 population chromosome 11, ASM4854445v1, whole genome shotgun sequence genome window above contains:
- the LOC141611403 gene encoding pathogenesis-related protein PRB1-3-like, producing MEILKNLTTLACFMITTLALLQICHAQNSPQDYVNAHNSARAAVGVRNIAWDNTLAAYAQNYANKRIGDCALVHSGGPYGENIAWGGGTFLTGTGSVQLWVNEKADYDYNSNTCAPGKVCGHYTQVVWANSVRVGCARVQCNNNAGVFVICSYDPRGNIVGQKPY